Sequence from the Hallerella porci genome:
GCTTTTGCCATATCGAACAGACGTTGACGTAGAAAATTCTCTGCAGTCGTATTTAGGAATGCTTTCGCACTATAAAAATTTTAACCTTTTGCGGGAAAGTGATATTCCTCATTAAAAAAGACCTCGCTTGCGCGAGGCCTTTTTTAGAATCTTCAACAGATTGTGAAAATTACTTAGCGGTGATAACGCGAGCCATTTCGCAAACCTTGTTGCTGTAGCCCCATTCGTTATCGTACCAAGCGCAAACCTTCACGAAGGTCGGGTCGAGCTGGATGCCAGCCTTAGCGTCGAAGATAGAAGTGCAAGAGCAGTTACGGAAGTCGGTCGAAACGACTGCTTCGTCGGTGTAACCGAGAATGCCCTTGAGTTCGCCTTCAGAAGCTTCCTTCATAGCCTTGCAGATTGCTGCGTATGCAGAATCCTTATCAGCACCCGGAGCAGTCTTGAGTTCAGCGGTCAAGTCGACGAAAGAAACGTCGGAAGTCGGCACGCGGAGAGACATACCAGTGAGCTTGCCATTGAGTTCCGGAAGAACCTTGCCAACAGCCTTAGCAGCACCCGTAGAAGACGGGATGATGTTTTCGAGGATGCCACGGCCACCGCGCCAGTCCTTCTTCGACGGACCGTCAACAGTCTTCTGAGTAGCAGTTGCAGCGTGAACGGTGGTCATAAGGCCACGGACAATGCCGAACTTTTCGTTCAAGACTTTCGAAATCGGAGCGAGGCAGTTGGTGGTGCAGGAAGCGTTCGAAATGATCTTCTGACCAGCGTAGGTCTTGTGGTTCACGCCATAGACGAACATCGGAGTTGCGTCCTTGGACGGAGCAGACATGATGACCTTCTTGGCACCAGCCTTGAGGTGAGCGGAAGCGAGTTCTTCGGTGAGGAAGAAACCGGTGGATTCGACGACGACGTCAACGTCCAAAGCGCCCCAAGTGATGTTGGTCGGATCTTTTTCAGCAAAGACCTGAATCTTGTTGCCGTCAACGATCAGGAAGTTGCCTTCGACCTTGATGTCGTGTTTGAACTGACCGTGCACGGAGTCATACTTCAGCATGTATGCGAGGTAGTCCGGGTCAAGAAGGTCGTTGATACCGACAACCTGGATGTCTTTAGAGAAGTTTTCAACAGCTGCGCGGAAAACCATGCGGCCGATACGTCCGAATCCGTTAATGCCAAGTTTGAGCATTTTGCATTCCTTTTGTTAAAGTTGAAACTACCATCTTCCGAGACGGAGGATTTTAGCTGTCTAAAATTTACTAAAATTTAATGGCGTGGCGAGGTGAAAATCTCGTTTTTTTATACTTTACAGGGTAGGATGATGCAGATTATCAGACCGGTTTTAGCCGTTTTTTTCTTTTTTTCGCTTTTCTTCTTCTCGGCGTGTGCAAATCGCCCAGAAATACCTGTTCAAAAAAGCAGTAATCAAACAGAGGCGACTTCTGCGGAAACAGAAATGGGAAAACAGAATTCGTCTGCGCCGTCGAAGGTGCAAGCTTCGCGGTCGGGAGTTTCGTTTGAAGCTTCGGAAACGCTGTGGGTTTTAGAATTTTCTCGCCCGGAATTTGCGTTTAAATTACCATCATCGGATTGGGGACTTGTGAGCGATCCCGCAGATGAATCGGCTCCGCTCGAATTTTTCCAAGCGAAGACGGGACGCCGCGCTGAAATTCAAACGATTTTGCTCGGAAATGGAG
This genomic interval carries:
- the gap gene encoding type I glyceraldehyde-3-phosphate dehydrogenase, producing the protein MLKLGINGFGRIGRMVFRAAVENFSKDIQVVGINDLLDPDYLAYMLKYDSVHGQFKHDIKVEGNFLIVDGNKIQVFAEKDPTNITWGALDVDVVVESTGFFLTEELASAHLKAGAKKVIMSAPSKDATPMFVYGVNHKTYAGQKIISNASCTTNCLAPISKVLNEKFGIVRGLMTTVHAATATQKTVDGPSKKDWRGGRGILENIIPSSTGAAKAVGKVLPELNGKLTGMSLRVPTSDVSFVDLTAELKTAPGADKDSAYAAICKAMKEASEGELKGILGYTDEAVVSTDFRNCSCTSIFDAKAGIQLDPTFVKVCAWYDNEWGYSNKVCEMARVITAK